GTTTTTAGGGAAACAAGAAGCAGGGTTGATTACATTTGATAACCAGCCTTTTTCAGTTTTAAAAACGATAGAAGACACCGTGTCGATGTTGAACTATCAAGCGAGGAATAAAGAAAATATACTCCAAGTAAACTACCTTTTAAAACACGATTGTTATACTGGCGATCCTTTGAGGTTAAAACAAGTTTTGTTAAACTTAATGAGTAACGCAATCAAATTTACAATAAAGGGAAAAATAGTCTTAAAAGTAGAAGAAATAAAAGGCTCATTAATGTTTTCAATCCAAGATAATGGGGTAGGAATAAAAGAAGAGCATTTACCTCAGTTGTTTAAACAATATACACAATTTGAAGATGGGCATCATGTAAAAAGTGAAGGGACAGGTTTAGGAATGTTTATTTGTAAATCAATTATAGAAGAACAAGGAGGGCAGATTCAGGCTGATTCAAAATATGGAGAAGGTACAACAATAACCTTTTCACTCCCTTACATTAAGACAAATGAAGAAAAGTTACCTCAAGAACAAATACAGTCAAAGTCTAAGGACTGTTTAGCACATCTATCGGTTTTAGTTGTAGAAGATGATTTGTTTAATCAGTTGTATTTAAGTCGCCTACTAAAGGAACATAAGATTCAACTGAAACTTTGCACCAATATTGAAGCAGCAATGCAGCAAATAAAACAAGAAAATTTTGACATTGTTTTAACAGATATGGAGTTGCCTGATGGTACAGGTGTTGATGTAGCTCAACAAATGAAAGAAAAAGGTTATAAGGTGCCCATTATTGTAATAACAGCATGTGAATATAATCAGGTAAAAGACGGGTTAACAGCTCATTTATTTCAGGGATATATACAAAAACCTTTCCTCCCTCAATCGTTACTAAAAGCGATTCAAAAGGTGCTCGATGGAAAAGAAAAAAAATGCGAAGAAAATAAAATAATTGATCGAGCAAAAATAGAAAGGATAATAGGACATGATAGCGCGTTGTTTAAGATGTTAGCTGAAAGCTTTTATAATGACTTTCCTAATGTTTTACAGTGTTTAAATCGTTTTGTAAATGATGGTGATGTACAAAGTTTTAGGAGAAAAAGCCATGTGTTGAAATCAACAATGGGGTATTTTGCTTTGGAAAAGCAAATGAAAATATTAGACGAAATATTAGGGGACTTAAAAAAGAAGAATAAAGAAATAGCAAAGGAGAAATTGGTTATATTTGAGAGAGAGATGGGGACTGTGATGACAGAAATAGAAGAGAATATAACAAAAGAAGAATAGAGGGTGTACATTTTTTCTAAAGCACTTCAAATGAATTTGAAAAAAAAATTATTAAATGATAAAGACAGTTATAATAGATGACGATGAAGTGACACACAAAGTGATTAAAAACTATATAGAACGATTAGATGACGTAGAGGTAATTGGGAGTTTTTATGACGGAGTTGAGGCCATTTCATTTTTGAATGAGAAAGAGGTAGATCTTCTATTTCTGGATGTAGAAATGCCTGAAATGACAGGCTTTTCTTTTTTAGATGCCGTTCGGTTTAAGGGCAGTGTAATTATCGTTTCCTCAGAACAAACTTATGCCCTCAAGGCATTTGGTTATAATGTCTTGGATTTTTTACATAAGCCTATTTTAATTGAACGATTTTATCAGGCTATAAATCGGTTTAAAGATCAGAAAATAGAACGTTCTCAAGAGGTTTCTACAATGAATGATATCATTTTTGTTAGGGTAAATAGGCAACTGAGAAGAATAGATTGTAAAGATATTATTAGCATTACAGCTAACGGTGATTATTTAAAGATATTATTAAGAAATGACGAACGTCTACATGTCTATGGAACACTGATTAATTTTCAAAAAATAATTACAGATTTCTTAGTTAGAATACATCGGAAACATATTGTAAATATTAGTGAAATTCAAGAAATAACAGATTCAGGGTGCCATATAAAAGGTGTATATTATCCTATTGGAAGGACCTATATTCAAGAGCTGAAATCCAAATTAAATATTTTTTAGTAGGATATGAGACATTACATCGTCATCATAGTATTGATTACTTGGAGTATAGGAAAGCTTTATGCTCAACAAAATCTGATTTTGAATAACGATGTTTATCTGGTTGTTAATGAAGGAGAAGTTGTTCTTGAGAATTCCAGTTCAAATGCGCTGAGATCATCTGGTACAGGAGGAAATATTATTTCTGAAAGCCAAAATGGGATCATCAATTGGAAAGTAGGAGAAGATACAGGAAGATATGTAGTTCCTTTTGCAACAACAAATTGGATTAAAATTCCATTAGAAATTTTAATAGAGAAAGCTGGAACTGGAGGAGATGGGTTAAAGATTGCAACCTATCAAACAGACGAAGAGAACCAGCCGTTACCGCTAGGAGTAACTCCCCTCATTAATTGTAAAGAAGAAGATCATTCATTGGCTGTTGTGGATCGGTTTTGGAATATTGAAGCTACTAACTATAATGAAAAGCCCCAGGTTAAATTGAGTTTAGCTTATGAAGACAGTGAATTAGGAGGAGAGAATTCAATTGTGGAGGAAAATTTAACAGCAATGTCTTATAACCCAATTATTCAAAAGTGGGAAAATGTTGGAGGTGTAACTAATGAAAGCAATAATGCAGTGAATCAAATATCTGTAAATCCCGCTACTTTTAATTCCATTTGGTTATTGGCGGATTCTTCCTCTTTTTTCCCCGAGCTGTGTGTTGATGGGTTAATCATTCCAGAAGCTTTTACTCCCAATGGAGATGCAATTAATGAGACATTTCAGATTTTAGGGTTGCAACACTATAAACAACACAATATTGCTATTTATAATAGATGGGGTAGTTTGATTTTTTATACTGAAGATTACGACGGTTTGTGGGAAGGAACGAATCAAGATGGGCAGTTGTTGCCAGCTGGACTTTATTTTTATGTGATAAACCTAACACTTAACAACGAAACTGAAGAAACCCAAAAAGGAACGGTTTTTATCCAATATTAGAGAGTATGAAGCAAGTGGGGATACTATTAGCAGTGTTTTTATGGATGGGAGCTATTATAGCTCAACAAATCCCCCTGTTCTCTAATTATAATGCGAGCTTATTAACCGTCAATCCAGCTTATGCAGGAAGTAAAGAAAAGACAGTGTTTAGTCTCGTTAATCGGAATCAATGGATTGGTTTTAAAGGAGCTCCTACTACTCAGGCGCTAAATATACATACTCCTATTTTATATCGAAACATGGGGGTAGGATTAGCATTATTAAAAGATAAGATTGGTCCGTTATCAAATACATCCATTCATTTGAACTTTGCCTATCAAATAAAACTTTCGAAGTCGAGTTACATAGCAATGGGAATAAGAGGGGGAGGAGATTTTATGGCAGGAAGTTTCAATCAATTAAAAACAATAGAAAGTGAAGATCCCCTGTTATTGAATACATCAATAGCTATTTTTTCTCCTAATTTTGGCGTAGGAGCATATTATAAATGTCAAAAAGCCTTTATCGGTTTTTCAGTACCGTATTTAATTAAACATCAATATAGCCCTAGTAGTAGTGCTATATTGTATAGTTTAAAACAGCATTTCTATCTAACAGCAGGGATGAATGAGAAGTTAAAGATGAAAATGCAGTATATTCCTTCTCTTATCGTAAAGTATACTCAAGCAGCCCCAATACAATTAGAATTGACCAATATATTAAAAGTTAAAAACAAGTATGAAATAGGATTAGCTTATCGATTAACAGATGCCTATATTGCATTGTTAGGAATCCAAATAACGAATAAAGTAAAACTAGGGTATTCTTTTGATTGGTCCTTTGCCAATAGAACATTCAAAAATAACCAAGGGTCGCATGAAGTGTATTTGAGATATAGTCCCTCACTCACCAAAAAAATAGAAGAAGTAACACCAAGATATTTGTAGATATTATCATAAAAATTTTAAAATTTAGAAATAAACTTAGTATTAGCTCTTAATCATTTCAATGAGTTTTTGAAGTTGATAATCCGATTTCCATAGAATTTGGTTTAAATCTCGATCAATTCGTATATCAGGTTGGGTTCCATAGCCATCAAATAATTGTCCGTTTTTTTGAAAAGAAACCATTGTACTTATTTTTCCTCTAAGTTTGGTGTGAGGCAGTTCAAACCTTACACTATTTCCGCTTGAACCGTCTGTGTTTATTCCAACTATTTTAATGTTAGGGAGTCCTTTGAATAAAGCAACTAAAACAGATGCAGCACTAAAACTTCTTTCATTTGCTAAAATGTACACTGGCTTATTATAATAAAATTTATTTTTAGATAACTTTTTCCCATTAAAAAGAGCATAATGGAATTGG
This genomic stretch from Flavobacteriales bacterium harbors:
- a CDS encoding LytTR family DNA-binding domain-containing protein; this translates as MIKTVIIDDDEVTHKVIKNYIERLDDVEVIGSFYDGVEAISFLNEKEVDLLFLDVEMPEMTGFSFLDAVRFKGSVIIVSSEQTYALKAFGYNVLDFLHKPILIERFYQAINRFKDQKIERSQEVSTMNDIIFVRVNRQLRRIDCKDIISITANGDYLKILLRNDERLHVYGTLINFQKIITDFLVRIHRKHIVNISEIQEITDSGCHIKGVYYPIGRTYIQELKSKLNIF
- a CDS encoding gliding motility-associated C-terminal domain-containing protein, giving the protein MRHYIVIIVLITWSIGKLYAQQNLILNNDVYLVVNEGEVVLENSSSNALRSSGTGGNIISESQNGIINWKVGEDTGRYVVPFATTNWIKIPLEILIEKAGTGGDGLKIATYQTDEENQPLPLGVTPLINCKEEDHSLAVVDRFWNIEATNYNEKPQVKLSLAYEDSELGGENSIVEENLTAMSYNPIIQKWENVGGVTNESNNAVNQISVNPATFNSIWLLADSSSFFPELCVDGLIIPEAFTPNGDAINETFQILGLQHYKQHNIAIYNRWGSLIFYTEDYDGLWEGTNQDGQLLPAGLYFYVINLTLNNETEETQKGTVFIQY
- a CDS encoding type IX secretion system membrane protein PorP/SprF, whose translation is MKQVGILLAVFLWMGAIIAQQIPLFSNYNASLLTVNPAYAGSKEKTVFSLVNRNQWIGFKGAPTTQALNIHTPILYRNMGVGLALLKDKIGPLSNTSIHLNFAYQIKLSKSSYIAMGIRGGGDFMAGSFNQLKTIESEDPLLLNTSIAIFSPNFGVGAYYKCQKAFIGFSVPYLIKHQYSPSSSAILYSLKQHFYLTAGMNEKLKMKMQYIPSLIVKYTQAAPIQLELTNILKVKNKYEIGLAYRLTDAYIALLGIQITNKVKLGYSFDWSFANRTFKNNQGSHEVYLRYSPSLTKKIEEVTPRYL